TGTGTTTTGCGCCAATACGCGTGTTACCACCAATCCCACTACTTGATATTGTTTTTTACCTGTGAGGTGGTCAACTTCCACAGACCATTCTTAGCGCCTCACAGGCCTTCAGGGCAGGTCCTCCTCGCTCTTCATATTGAGTAATCTCCCACATATTGAGTAATCGCCGTAAGGTGGCAGCACTACTgaacaaaccaaccaatcagcaaacataagtcacgtgacagtttagGTTCAAGGGTCAAACCGCGCTTTGCCGCGTTGCGGATTGGTCGCAACAGTCAACTAGACTTTTCTGTACAGAAGGCCCACGTGGGACAGTCGCTACAGAGGAAAGGAAGAACAGTCAAGAGAAAGGTCTAGAACAAGGGCAAGTAATTTCAAGTAATTTCAAGGTAGAAATGTATTTATAGCTAACTGCTTTTCAATATTAGGATCCTCATGACAACTGTGACAACAAATCGTTTTGTCTATTTTTGCAGAGCAGGTCCTCCCTCTCACACGAATAGCCCCGTCACTAACTTTAAGTGAGGTGTTAGCTGACAGGTGGAGGCACGTGCGAGCACAGACCTCTTCAACTTTGTGGATTGTGCAAAGAGAGAAAAGCTCATTTAGCAACAGAGAGTGTGTCCGTGTGATGGAGGTCCTCCCTCTGACATGAATATTTGAAATCGCATTTTGCAGCACACTGGTCAACCGTCAGTTATGTGTGGTCTCACTAAAGGTGGAGGTGgcataaaaagaagaaataatataatgtcgcgtgtcggcgatggTGTTGTAGTCCATGTTGCGCTTCCCGTCCTGTGCAGGTCTgtcggtgggtgtgtgcgcgcggtTGAGGAGGATCAAGGGACAGTTCACGCGGCCATTGTGTAACCCTATCCGAGCCCAAGAACCCTGACCCTCGGCGCTGTCGTCGCGCGTCAGTTGCTCGGAGGACCTTCACAGGTCTCTTCTCTTCGGGACCGGACATCCCTTTGACTTGTCTCCCCTCTTCTTCACCTTTTTTGCCTTTCTCTCGCGCggggtccttggcgcgtttttctgCGCATGtaggacaaaaacattttgcttttattctgaTGTTTGTTTCAGATCCGGGCAGTTCCACGTTGTGCTGTCAACCCCGAGAGTAGCAGCCGCCATGTTGTACCGCTTTTACAACGGTATGTATTGGCTGTTACTTGGTTTTTaacttcatttctttaaaatttgaaaaagtgAATGGTTAATGAATTGCAGAAATATCAACATCACATCTGCTGCACACGTGACTAATATCATGTCACAGTAAGTCACAGCAAAATATTCTTGTTggtggttgttttgttttgctttggcaGTTTTGTGACAGGTTTGTGTTTCAAGTTTTTGGTATGGCTgttttgttaagtttttttgtttgtttgtgtttttttttttcttttgtagggTTTGAtttgttatgtattttttatgtttaatgttgGTCGAGGTTATTATGTCTTGTGGTTTTTGAAGAATCCTTTTTGACGAGTCTTCTGTTTCCGGCTTTTTTCTCGGTAGGTTAGATGTAGTGTTTAGTTAGGCTACATGTATTCGTAGCTTTAAACACATTAGTTACTGTGGACTATATATTATGCTGTATGATGCGAATAGCACGACTCTTTCACTGCCGTTTGTTTTCAGACTGGTCTTTCCTAGAAACCCTCGATCCACACTCCCAGATACCCGTTCAGCTGGATAAGATACCCTCGTCGTTAGTGGCCCAGGTGACTCACATCCCTTGGTGCTGCACAGAGCCTTACACCTGCTACCCGATACACCTGGCCTGTCTCTTTGGCCAGAAGGACCTGGCCACAATGATGTTGGAGAAGGAGTCAGCTGACATTCACGCCAGGGACAGCCGAGACAACACCACCCTCATACTGGCCGCTGCCTCGGGCTCTGCCAGGACCATGGTTGCCCTCCTTTTGTTGATGTGTCAGGACGAAGAAGACCGCAAGAAGTTAGTGACGGCCAGTAACAAAGATGGACTCACGGCCCTGCACCTCGCGGCTGTGAGCGATGACCCGCAGGTCGTGGAGCTGTTGCTGGATGAGGGCTCTGAGGTCAATGCCGGGCAGTTCACCACGTTGCACAACCGACACTTCGCCTTGACTCCTTTACACGTTGCCCTCGTCAGGGCCACGCGCCGTGCCGCCACCATTGCAAACATGTTGGTGAAGTCCGGAGCCGACCTCAACCTGGAGGCAGCCACAGTCGACAGCAGGAGAGAGTGTTTCTGCGGGGTCGGCTTGCGTTGGGCGATCACCTCCTACAGCATCTCCTGCTTCCCTCGTACGGAGCTCGGTATGACGGGGAGATCAACAGCCAGGGACTGCTTTGCACCTGGCAGTTAAACGCAGCGTTGACCTGTCTGAAATCCTCTCGGAAAGTCAACACAGACTGCTGTTGGACGTACCCGACGGTCAGGCTACCTGCCTCTTCATACCGCAGTCAAGAAATGTGACCAGAAAGCTATGAAGGTCCTCCTTAGTTGGGTGCTGACGTCAACGGCAGGGTGACTGAACGTTGTCACGAGCTGGGTAGAACGGCTCTTCACATCCTCTTTAATTTGCAGTTAGACACGCCGCCATCCCTTCGCATCCGCTGCTTTAACACACTGAATCATGACAACGGCTTTAAAAGCTGCGTGTCCCTCCTGCTGCAGCAACCTTCGGTGAATGTGGACGCAAGAGATTGGATGGGGAAAAGCCCGCTGCATGCTGCCTGCGAGTCCGGGTACTATGCCTTCATTGAGCAGCTGGTCACGTGCGGGGCCAACGTCCTGGTGGAGGACAACAGGGGCAATACGCCGCTGACCTTAGCCTCGTGGCCCGAAGACAGGGCGGCCCGTGAAAAGCTCGTGGACGTTCTGCTGAGATGTGGAGCTGCCCCTCGTGTCTGAATCCGCCCTTTAACCTTTCTCCAGTGGCGACGTTTCGCTGGAATAATGACGTGGCCATCCTTTTGAAGCTGTACCGCCTCGGGGCCATGACCACCAAACATCTGAATACAACTCTTGATAGGATTGCAATGGGAAGGAGTCGCTTTACTGGAGGACAGGAACTCGAGGAGCACTTGCAGCGGCGAGGGCAGCGTGCAGACGGGAGGGACTGACTCCACACTCACTGTATGCCCAAAGCATCCTCTGTGTGTCGAGATATATAAAGGCCGGGTCGCCCACAAAGCAGGAGGGAGGCGTTCATGAGTTTGGGACTGGACCACTTCACGCTGGCGACCATGAAGATCTCTGCCTGATGTAACTGTCAGGTGTGGCGAGGAGCGGAGAGGTGACACATTAACGGTATTTTTGAAATCAGACAACGAAATAAATCGCTCCAACCTAGACGAGGTAAACTTTAAAAccgaggaaaagaaagaagatggtATCATACTTTTATACATTCTCTTGCAAATCATGGCAAACTGCGTCCCTGATGGCATTGCTACAAGCATCTACCTCAtctgttttgatgatgatgtgcttCTAACTTgatgtaaatattgtttactcTGCTTGTTTTATCTACACTTGCAATAAAGGTTAACTGAAGTAACGTGTACTGTCCGTATCTtcaacggattttttttttcaaacaccatTTACCAACTGAAGAACTAACGTTGTCTGGACGTCTTCCACACTGAAGCTAACTGATGTTTTAGACATTCCTGCGGTCATGTCTCATATTTTCCTAAGCATCGTCTGCAATTCAAAAACTGAGACTGCTAAATATATGTGAAGCTTTCCAACCTCGCCCCACCTACACCAGACCTGACACTACCTCGCCAGCTTCCAGTTGTCAAAGCTGTAAAGTGTGAAGCACCCGATCTTGTGATGGTCGATATATTCCCAGAGTAACCTGATGATGAcgaatgtgtgagtgagtgagagaccTTTATCAAAGAAGACAGCAGGTCTAAGGTCTTGCAAATGCTGACTATGGAGGTCACGTGGGGAGATGGGATACCATGTGTtcgctatttttttaaatctagtaTTTGTAGGTTTTTAGTTTCGATATTTAGTTATTTAGTCATTACAGAGACGTTTCAATATGTAGAAATATTCATTAGTTTTATAAGTGGTTTTGCTAAGAGGTCGTGTAAACACTATCGACAACGGATTATGAGACAGACAAGGGAGAAAACCGCAGCCTGAAGCAAATGtgtgcaaagaaaaatatttatctcccCTGACGAGAACAGGGTTCGAACTGTCGTCCCTCGTTAACACAAGCCCCAGCTCCCACTCCCgaggaaaggaaaggaaaatattcATGGCCTGTCAACAGGTTCAAGCAGAGCTTTTTAACCTGATAGGTATTCCTCGatatattatatttgttttcttttgaatatatttatttcctgCTTTTGTAGCCTGGTGACAATATGCAGAGCTCTCTATGTTTTGACATTAACAATATATTATATACGTGACTAAGAGCAGTCTGAAGTGGATACACATGGATGAAAAGTTTGGCAAAGGACTGTATATAACTGTCATGTCTAAACTTTCAAATTTACTCCAACCTGACATACTTCATGTCTAAAACCTTGTTATTTCAGAAATCACAAATGTAGCAATTTAAATTGAGCTGAAGATTTCCATGATGGATCCGAACTCACACTATTCctaaattaaaatgtgtttaacaGCAATGATATCAGAAGTTATGTAACTGAAACCGAAACCAACAGGCAATGCTTGAAAATATAGATGCATTAGCAAACTTGTCTTATTTGACAAATATATCGAATACGCAACATTGATATTTAACAATTATGTCTAAGGGTTGTCTACCAAGTTCCTCAAAGACCATTGTGCGATGTAAGTGTTCAATTAAATAGAAAAGATACATGGACATCTGTGTATGCTGACATCAACATTAGTTAGTTACCAGCAACACAAGCAGCTACCCCCTCCCACACCTCTCTAACCTCTTCCTCTCCTCGTCCTTTCCATCCTCCACTTCATGTTCCTCCACTCCCCCCTCCCCAAGTGCAAATCTTCTATATGTTCCTTCTAAACACAGCctcaacaatgaaaaaaaaatcaagtcaaaAGGTCAAGTAGGCGAGCTtcgaaaataaattaaaaacaataacaaaataatcattCCGTTTTATGAGTAGGATGTTATTTCTGTCAGATCCTGCATCTTTGTTGCTCTCACATTcttacaagttttaaaaaaggattttatGACCATCGGCTGTAAAAGTTCGCTTTATGACATGTTTGAGTCATTCTCTTGTGTCAGGCACATCCATCACACCAGTGTTGCCTGTAGATATATAGgtatagacatatatatatctcgCTGGTCTTCCTGTGTCGCCGATGCTTGTTTTGTgatgtggtgacaggaagaccGAGCAGTTTGACGAAAAGTTTCAATGCAAAATGGCTGGCATCGATCACTGTCATGCAACGAACCTCATCCAGAAAGACAGGAGTGGGTCGCCACAGTGACACTTGtactccagtgacgtcacagcgaaGGGTTTCTCTAAGGGTCGTTGACCTTTGTGTTGGTCTCTTCCTGCAAAGCGTGTTTGTTGTTGGATAAATTACATTGTgggcaataaataaatgtgttcaagTTATCGTAGTCAGAAGGCTGCCAGCATAATAACCCATAAAATACTAAAAGATTGAAAAGCTACAAAAATCATCAGTGTGTGACCCAGTTAACTTTGACCTTTAGAGATTTTTTGGGGGCCAGCTTTGGTTATCCGTCTTGCAACACCCTCATCCAGTGGTGTGTACAGTTGACAGTTGAATTTATCGTGAGAGGGGATGTCTGTTGAACTGTTTTATGTACAGGATTATGTGGTGTGCGAAAATCAACAGCAAGAAATTTCTGTAGAAAGGTTAATATTTCACAGCTCGCAGCTTTCCCGGGTTTCTGATCCGAACTGGACAGTTGGCTGTAGCTGGGCAttaattattttgaagaaaacagtaattatTAGACGGGGTATCATTTGCATTATGGATAATGAAGCTTTTATTTAGTCTTTTACTTGTGATGTGCCGTCACAAACCTAAGTTCAGTGGTGCGAAAAGACACCGAGTATTTAAACTCATCCACAGTAGGTAAACTCACTTCACCATGCATCCATCTCAAACACTATTATTTATCtaaatttacattaaaacaTTGAGTCGAGGCTGCACTGTGGAGGTTGTTGTGTATACAGACCAAACATAACTGTAGTGTCTGTTGAAAATGTGGCATCGTGTCTTTCCTTCTTCATCACATCGAGCTCAAGTTCATTGACAAAAGGGAAACAGACAACAGTGCTGCATGTCTGGCACCAAATACATACCATCATGCTTTGCTGGGGAATACACACAACTCACAGACAACACACTCCATCCCAAAATTCAGAAGTCCAGGAACGTTCActcttaaacacacacatacacttccttgaataatctcCCATGACAAACTCTACCCTGGGGGCCGCTGAGGTTGACGAGGCCAACCTGCCAGACTGACGACGATACCGAGTCCGTACTGAGTGTCGACTAGGCGGACACACCCGACTGACGATGATACACTTGCAGACCCCCGACCAGTAGGTGCTAACTAGGCGGACACACCTGGCTGACGACGATACACTTCAAGTCGTCCTTTCTTCCGAGGGTAATTCCTGAAATACTTACTTGGCTATGATTATTCATATTGAAATTTAACTACcactgttacaaaaaaaaaagtaataactCTTTCCATTATCCTGACTTCAAACcaaatattaaattttcacACCAGGCAAGGAATTATTCCGATTCCCTgctctctttcacacagaaaTTTGCTTCATCGTCTCTCTTCTTTGTCGACGGGCGCGGAAATCATCAAACTCAGTTCCCCCCCAACTACAACCTTTCGCTCACTCATGCATGCTTTCTTCAACTTCTCATGCCTTCCTACAGTGAAGGGCGACAGTCTCTGCCTCCCAATAAACAAGTGTGGTGTGCTATGAATATCCCCGTATGTCCAATATTTCAAACAGGATttctcgttgttgttgttgttttgttttttttttatccctttctGTCTATTGGTacgctttctttgttttttgctcCTCCCAcaatccctctctctctctcttagtgtaacaacaaaacttcaaaacagaaaatgtcacCTACGAAATTTATTGCCGACGATCGACACGGTTCGGTGGCTTTGTGTCAATCTGCTGGGAGGAGTCGTCCCCCCCGCTCCCCGAATCCAAACAAACGACACGAACCCCGCGGCCACACCACAGTCGCTGTCAACGGTGTCTCAATAAAGGGTCGACTCTTCAACCACTCCAGTtctgttcgtttgtttgtttaaaaaaaaaaatcaaaatagctCTGCTTACTACGAAAGCCGCAGTGAACTTCAAACCACTTGCATCACCTCGTGAAGCCATCATGGTGAGGTGCTCGCGCTCTCTCACAACCACCAGCCAACGGTGAGTATGTCAAGCTACTCGGTAACCgtcttgtttgttggtttgtttgtttgcaagcTTCAGTCGTCTGTTACGTCACAGCTTGTGGGCTgttactctctttttctctccgaAATAATAGGTTCTCAAATGTTTTCTGCTAGAACGCAAAAGTCTTAGTAACCACTGTATCTCTGTACAGCTTGTTTCTcgagcttttttattttaacggttaactctccaaaaaaaaaaaaaaaaagcccgacattgcagacgacaccacagACAGTCTGAGCCAGTCAGGTCCTTTGTTGAGCAAAGTGTCGAGGAACTTCAGTCTTAGCACAgatgtgtaggtggactgctgtctgtctgccgagaccaacgcttagtctcttgtgacgttctccgctgttagtatcggcgagcctgaacaatgaatgtgacaaaaccggaagctttgtacaagcctgcctcgttttagtagttaactggaaaaactcctctgccagcagtccagtaatacaagttggtggTCTGAGACTGAACTCAAGCACATGGCACTCCACCAACAGAGGCTAAAGGTCACACTCAGGTAAACAGACTTCTCCTCCCCTGGTTCACATACACCTGCTGACAGTAAAGCAGCGAAAGTCAACTGAACAAAGATACtgaaactgtgtgatgtgtactgtTCTAGCTAGCTGCACCCGGGGTAGcctctctcctttcttcgtCCCCCGCTAGGTGTCACTGCCACCTGCAGATTCTCGCTTGTGACAAGAACTGACTTGTTGTCGCAAACAGTATCAAGTGGGGACTGAATAACAACCTGTGTGATCCGCTCATATCGAGTTCGACAAAACGAAGGCAAAGGTCAATCGgcgagaaggaaggaaggaaaggaaggagaagtCTTCAGTGTGCATGTCTACTACCTCCAGTGCATGTCTCGCAGTGGGAGTTAGAATAATGTTTTTACCCTTGTGTCCAGATTTCAGGTGTGACACGTGTATCGAGCCCGTTAAAGTTACTGACAGCTCagtgttgttattttatatGACATGACATGACCTCATTACCAACTCGTGACCCAGTtgctacagacacacaaagccCTCCACCTTCATTCTTTCCGTCTTCTCGCCGTCCCTGCCGTGTCTAATTGTCATGAACCCCTCGAGGgggatgtttgttttgttattgtttacccCGGTCTCTGTCACACAAAGTAGACTGCTGCAGCGAGTGTTGTGATGTTGTTGTTATCAGTGGAGCGGTCGTTGATAAAGGTACTCAACAACTTCTTCTTCCCACCCTGTTCCCTACCCGTCCTCTAGATCCTCGCTTCTTCTCTCCTGTCTTCCTCCGCTGTAGTCTCTGTTGATGCTCTCTGTCAGGGGCCATGGTGTAGTGACTGTAGTCGGTGCAGTTGATGGGTGGGAAGTCAGATGGCGGGTGCAGGGTGCAGACCCCAGGCTGTGCAAGCAGTGACACATCCGGCAGtcgtctgtcacgtgacccaccatCTGACGGTCGGCGTCCTGTGGTGCGGAGAAAGCCAAACCCgttgaaaaatagaaaaggagACCTTCCATAATCTACATAAACTATCCATCTACACTAAATAAAACCACCCATCCTTGCAGTCCTACATTATCAGTCATTATTCAAACGACTGACTGCGAGCAAGCTCCTCCCAGGCAGAAAATTATTTCACGAATAC
This window of the Pomacea canaliculata isolate SZHN2017 linkage group LG4, ASM307304v1, whole genome shotgun sequence genome carries:
- the LOC112561427 gene encoding ankyrin-3-like; translated protein: MEKKVSGREIARYTQKIAFSSPTSFLSTLTRQSGQFHVVLSTPRVAAAMLYRFYNDWSFLETLDPHSQIPVQLDKIPSSLVAQVTHIPWCCTEPYTCYPIHLACLFGQKDLATMMLEKESADIHARDSRDNTTLILAAASGSARTMVALLLLMCQDEEDRKKLVTASNKDGLTALHLAAVSDDPQVVELLLDEGSEVNAGQFTTLHNRHFALTPLHVALVRATRRAATIANMLVKSGADLNLEAATVDSRRECFCGLDTPPSLRIRCFNTLNHDNGFKSCVSLLLQQPSVNVDARDWMGKSPLHAACESGYYAFIEQLVTCGANVLVEDNRGNTPLTLASWPEDRAAREKLVDVLLRCGAAPRV